A genomic window from Halogeometricum borinquense DSM 11551 includes:
- a CDS encoding DJ-1/PfpI family protein produces MATEATRGGFFHSAVEHHPMRTAFVAFDDMTALDFVGAFDPLTRLDTMDLAPFPFEWNICARAETVTTTANLQFGADSVGESLTEYDIVVIPGGAGTRTLREDDHFLSWLRTADPDLLASVCTGSLLLGAAGFLDGQTATTHPAATDELAAYCEVADDRVVDEGEIVTARGVSSALDLGLYLVERLTDEETRKTVAEQMDYPDAR; encoded by the coding sequence ATGGCGACCGAGGCGACGCGGGGTGGCTTCTTCCACTCTGCCGTCGAACATCACCCCATGCGCACCGCGTTCGTCGCCTTCGACGACATGACCGCGCTCGATTTCGTCGGCGCGTTCGACCCGCTGACCCGTCTCGATACCATGGACCTCGCGCCGTTTCCGTTCGAGTGGAACATCTGCGCCCGCGCGGAAACGGTGACGACGACAGCGAATCTTCAGTTCGGGGCCGACAGCGTCGGAGAATCACTCACGGAGTACGACATCGTCGTCATCCCCGGGGGCGCGGGGACGCGGACGTTACGGGAAGACGACCACTTTCTCTCGTGGCTCCGAACCGCCGACCCCGACCTCCTCGCCTCGGTCTGCACCGGATCGTTACTTCTCGGCGCGGCGGGGTTCTTGGACGGCCAGACGGCGACGACACACCCCGCGGCGACGGACGAACTCGCGGCGTACTGCGAGGTTGCCGACGACCGAGTGGTTGACGAAGGCGAGATAGTGACCGCTCGCGGCGTCTCCTCGGCGTTGGACCTTGGCCTGTATCTCGTAGAGCGGCTAACTGACGAAGAGACGAGAAAAACAGTTGCCGAGCAGATGGATTACCCCGACGCGCGGTAG
- a CDS encoding DNA-3-methyladenine glycosylase family protein: protein MEFETGAIPLSDIDGAFDLQATLESGQSYLWDRADGRMYESMDVYGGDAWYETVVPPIDGVSDEQAVVRVRQTDGRLEWEATTDAVPILTHLLRLDDDLDAILDATPDDSLLERAYDAYEGMRLVRDPPFPCLISFICSAQMRVSRIHGMQMRLAREYGDTVTVAGETYHAFPTADQLAVRTEDELRDLSLGYRAPYVQRTAEMVANGDAHPNDAVGLPYEDARDSLTQFVGVGDKVSDCVLLFSLGFLEAVPLDTWIQTAIADHYPDCEAGNYTETSRAIRDRLGGQYAGYAQTYVFYYLRAGGE, encoded by the coding sequence ATGGAGTTCGAAACCGGCGCGATTCCGCTGTCGGATATCGACGGGGCGTTCGACCTACAGGCGACGCTCGAAAGCGGACAGTCGTACCTCTGGGACCGCGCTGACGGCCGGATGTACGAGTCGATGGACGTGTACGGCGGCGATGCGTGGTACGAGACAGTCGTCCCTCCCATCGACGGCGTTTCGGACGAACAGGCCGTAGTGCGCGTCCGACAGACGGACGGCCGTCTGGAGTGGGAGGCGACGACCGACGCGGTGCCGATTCTGACGCACCTGCTCCGTCTGGACGACGATTTGGATGCGATTCTGGACGCGACGCCCGACGACTCGCTACTGGAACGCGCGTACGACGCCTACGAGGGAATGCGTCTCGTGCGCGACCCACCGTTCCCCTGTCTGATCTCGTTCATCTGTTCGGCACAGATGCGCGTCTCACGTATTCACGGGATGCAGATGCGCCTCGCGCGAGAGTACGGTGATACCGTCACCGTTGCGGGTGAGACGTACCACGCCTTTCCGACAGCCGATCAGTTGGCCGTCCGAACCGAGGACGAACTGCGCGACCTGAGCCTCGGATACCGCGCCCCCTACGTTCAACGAACGGCTGAGATGGTTGCAAACGGCGATGCGCACCCGAACGATGCGGTGGGACTGCCGTACGAGGACGCGCGCGACTCGCTCACGCAGTTTGTCGGTGTGGGCGACAAAGTCTCCGACTGCGTGCTGTTGTTCTCGCTTGGCTTTCTGGAGGCCGTTCCGTTGGACACGTGGATTCAGACCGCCATTGCGGACCACTACCCGGACTGTGAGGCCGGGAACTACACGGAGACATCGCGCGCCATCCGTGACCGTCTCGGCGGCCAGTACGCCGGATACGCGCAGACGTACGTGTTCTACTATCTCCGCGCGGGCGGCGAGTGA
- a CDS encoding DUF555 domain-containing protein, which translates to MDCRVVVEAAVPVYDVETADEAIRIAIAKTGELLNPDLNYVEINMGSRTSPSGEELLPAFVAADEALVALELEMTVFNVEQEEHAARIARKEIGQRLENVPLTVLEVEVLPSEEEEEEQSAESDDDLIPEFDDLVDEG; encoded by the coding sequence ATGGACTGCAGAGTCGTCGTCGAGGCCGCGGTTCCCGTCTACGACGTTGAGACGGCGGACGAGGCCATTCGAATCGCCATTGCGAAGACTGGTGAACTGCTTAACCCAGATCTTAATTACGTCGAGATAAATATGGGGTCTCGAACTTCCCCATCGGGTGAGGAACTTCTCCCGGCGTTCGTCGCTGCCGACGAGGCACTGGTCGCCCTCGAACTGGAGATGACAGTGTTCAACGTCGAACAGGAGGAACACGCCGCCCGAATCGCACGTAAGGAGATCGGTCAACGGCTGGAGAACGTCCCGCTAACGGTTCTAGAGGTCGAAGTGCTACCTTCCGAGGAGGAGGAAGAAGAACAGTCCGCCGAGTCGGACGACGACCTCATTCCCGAGTTCGACGACCTCGTCGACGAGGGGTAA
- a CDS encoding UPF0058 family protein has product MKKQELIHLHGLLAEVHTQIEEWENDEVPLTAYNELGVRPTSIHKSKTDHKAAVFKLVKGITSSLDEPEQEAVAPHAD; this is encoded by the coding sequence ATGAAGAAGCAGGAACTCATCCACCTGCACGGCCTGCTCGCGGAAGTACACACACAAATCGAGGAGTGGGAAAACGACGAGGTTCCACTCACAGCATACAACGAACTCGGCGTCCGACCGACGTCAATTCACAAGTCCAAAACCGACCACAAGGCTGCTGTTTTCAAACTCGTAAAAGGAATCACGTCGTCTCTCGACGAACCCGAGCAAGAAGCCGTCGCACCGCACGCGGACTGA
- a CDS encoding translation initiation factor IF-2 subunit beta, whose amino-acid sequence MDYEDQLDKALDESPDVTDRGSRFQVPEPVVRPEGNATVYENFDETCDRLAREPSHLMKALQSELGTSAQIDEKGRVRLTGDFSQRRVQDALDSYVDDYVLCSECDSPDTRLVTEQGAMVLKCDACGALSAVPDL is encoded by the coding sequence ATGGACTACGAGGACCAACTCGACAAGGCACTTGACGAGTCTCCGGACGTTACTGACAGAGGGAGTCGCTTTCAGGTCCCCGAACCGGTGGTCCGACCGGAAGGCAACGCGACGGTGTACGAGAATTTCGACGAGACGTGCGACCGACTCGCACGAGAGCCGTCGCATCTGATGAAGGCGCTTCAGTCGGAACTCGGAACGAGCGCGCAGATCGACGAGAAGGGGAGAGTCCGCCTCACGGGCGACTTTAGCCAGCGCCGCGTGCAGGACGCGCTTGACTCCTACGTAGACGACTACGTCCTCTGTAGCGAGTGCGACTCGCCCGACACGCGGCTGGTCACCGAGCAGGGCGCGATGGTACTGAAATGCGACGCGTGCGGTGCCCTCTCGGCAGTTCCGGACCTGTAG
- a CDS encoding DUF7836 family putative zinc-binding protein, whose protein sequence is MVEAFVRLLCPECGKDWEASPSSLPSLKKNFTCSACGMSRRLSEFMRTERDLKTVKQFE, encoded by the coding sequence ATGGTCGAAGCGTTTGTCCGACTGCTGTGTCCCGAGTGCGGAAAGGACTGGGAAGCGAGTCCGTCGAGTCTCCCCAGCCTAAAGAAAAACTTCACCTGTTCAGCGTGTGGGATGAGTCGCCGACTCTCCGAGTTCATGCGGACAGAACGCGACCTCAAAACGGTAAAACAGTTCGAGTAG
- a CDS encoding transcription initiation factor IIB → MSDTTTREYVSTDRRRENTDEAVTEEETEEETQVCPECGGSLITDEARGETVCGDCGLVVETDAVDRGPEWRAFNSSERDSKSRVGAPTTRMMHDKGLSTNIGWQNKDAYGKALSARQREQMQRLRTWNERFRTRNSKERNLKQALGEIDRMASALGLPENVRETASVIYRRALDDDLLPGRSIEGVATSALYAAARQAGTPRSLDELETVSRVDKMELTRTYRYVVRELKLEIEPADPEQYVPRFASELDLSDEAERQARDLLRNAKKAGIHSGKSPVGLAAAAVYAAALLTNEKVTQSEVSEVASISEVTIRNRYKELLEVDDAGLFA, encoded by the coding sequence ATGAGTGACACAACAACGAGAGAGTACGTAAGTACAGACCGACGACGCGAGAACACAGACGAGGCGGTGACAGAAGAAGAGACAGAAGAGGAAACGCAGGTCTGCCCAGAGTGTGGCGGATCACTGATAACCGACGAGGCACGGGGCGAGACAGTCTGCGGAGACTGTGGACTCGTCGTCGAGACGGACGCCGTCGACCGCGGTCCGGAATGGCGCGCGTTCAACAGCTCCGAGCGCGACTCGAAGTCGCGTGTCGGTGCGCCGACGACGCGTATGATGCACGACAAAGGACTGTCTACCAACATCGGCTGGCAGAACAAAGACGCCTACGGAAAGGCGCTCTCGGCCCGCCAGCGCGAGCAGATGCAGCGCCTACGGACGTGGAACGAGCGCTTCCGCACGCGTAACTCCAAGGAGCGGAACCTAAAGCAGGCGCTCGGTGAAATCGACCGGATGGCTTCGGCGCTCGGTCTCCCCGAGAACGTCCGCGAGACGGCCTCGGTCATCTACCGCCGTGCGCTGGACGACGACCTCCTCCCCGGTCGGTCCATCGAAGGCGTCGCTACCTCCGCACTCTACGCTGCGGCGCGACAGGCCGGTACTCCCCGCTCGCTCGACGAGTTGGAGACCGTCTCTCGCGTCGATAAGATGGAGTTAACCCGGACGTACCGCTACGTCGTCCGCGAGCTAAAGCTGGAAATCGAACCTGCCGACCCCGAGCAGTACGTTCCGCGGTTCGCCTCCGAACTTGATCTCTCCGACGAGGCAGAGCGACAGGCACGCGACCTGCTTCGGAACGCGAAAAAGGCCGGGATTCACTCGGGCAAATCTCCCGTTGGTCTCGCCGCGGCCGCCGTCTACGCCGCCGCGTTGCTCACCAACGAGAAGGTGACGCAGAGTGAGGTAAGCGAGGTGGCCAGCATCTCGGAGGTCACTATCCGAAACCGGTACAAAGAATTGCTCGAAGTGGATGATGCGGGCTTATTCGCCTAA
- the corA gene encoding magnesium/cobalt transporter CorA: MISAQVYDAGGVETVSVESASDLEAARDAHGTTWVRVSAATPEEIDTISRVFSIHTLELEDIRSDVRPKTEEFHDHTFVLVKSASLRRGETTFDEEVQTRPVGMFIGQDWVVTLTVEETAVTAVERVWQSVENREGRILVNGPDFVAYRILDRVVDDYFDLLDEIEDTIEVIEDGVLEGPDPDILDGLNTVRRDLLSFRKVVWPTREAVSVLARGDAAHVRESTEKYYRDVYDHLIEIVDLTETYRELARGSRDIYLNALSQSTNEVMRRLTVVATIFIPLTFVVGIYGMNFSDGAWNMPELSWSYAYPAVMLGMALVTLILLYHFDREGWL; this comes from the coding sequence GTGATTTCCGCACAAGTGTACGACGCCGGCGGTGTCGAGACGGTTTCCGTCGAGTCGGCGTCGGATCTCGAAGCAGCGCGGGACGCCCACGGGACGACGTGGGTTCGCGTCTCGGCCGCGACGCCGGAGGAGATCGATACGATTTCGCGCGTCTTCTCGATTCACACGCTCGAACTCGAAGATATTCGGAGCGACGTGCGGCCGAAAACAGAGGAGTTTCACGACCACACGTTCGTTCTCGTGAAATCAGCGTCGCTCCGGCGCGGAGAGACGACGTTCGATGAAGAAGTGCAGACACGCCCTGTAGGCATGTTTATCGGCCAAGACTGGGTGGTAACCCTGACCGTCGAGGAAACGGCTGTGACGGCTGTCGAGCGCGTCTGGCAGTCTGTCGAGAACCGTGAAGGGCGCATCCTCGTCAACGGACCCGATTTCGTGGCATATCGCATCCTCGACCGAGTCGTAGACGACTATTTCGACCTTCTTGATGAGATAGAGGATACAATAGAGGTGATCGAAGACGGTGTACTCGAAGGGCCAGACCCGGATATACTGGATGGTCTGAACACCGTCAGACGCGATCTGCTCTCGTTCCGAAAGGTCGTGTGGCCGACCCGGGAGGCCGTTTCAGTACTCGCACGCGGTGACGCGGCGCACGTCCGCGAATCGACCGAGAAATACTATCGAGACGTGTACGACCACCTCATTGAAATCGTGGATCTGACGGAGACATACCGGGAGTTAGCGCGCGGTTCGCGAGATATCTACCTGAACGCGCTCTCTCAATCGACAAACGAGGTGATGCGCCGTCTCACCGTCGTTGCAACGATATTCATCCCGCTCACGTTCGTTGTCGGCATCTACGGGATGAACTTCAGCGACGGCGCGTGGAATATGCCGGAACTCTCGTGGTCGTACGCGTATCCGGCGGTGATGCTCGGGATGGCCCTTGTGACGCTCATCCTCCTGTATCATTTCGACCGCGAGGGATGGCTGTGA
- a CDS encoding DUF6517 family protein: MTTRRIVAAVLAVAILTTTTGCIGFLTGEESLSFAAKPAVVDESAAESAGYATDGPQTVEVNETVTVAGQERHVVAKNQVTTYEKTLDLTIFEAKLGMFTVISSPAVEVAGQTMNPISDYSSRQLVGLVETQYQGLSDVNKVSSQTITVQGQETEVTKFAAKATINGERVDVYVHVMKYKDGEDFIVGLGLYPQKLDSEENNIMSMMRAIEHPAEANGTTEQAA; encoded by the coding sequence ATGACAACCCGTCGTATCGTGGCTGCGGTCCTCGCAGTTGCGATACTCACGACGACAACAGGCTGTATCGGCTTTCTGACCGGTGAGGAGTCACTTTCCTTCGCCGCGAAACCAGCGGTCGTAGACGAATCAGCGGCCGAAAGCGCCGGGTACGCAACCGATGGTCCGCAAACCGTCGAAGTGAACGAGACGGTCACTGTGGCCGGACAGGAACGGCACGTCGTCGCCAAAAATCAAGTGACTACGTACGAGAAGACGCTCGATCTCACCATCTTCGAGGCGAAGTTGGGGATGTTTACCGTTATCTCCTCGCCCGCCGTCGAAGTCGCCGGACAGACGATGAACCCCATCTCCGACTACTCAAGTAGACAACTCGTGGGACTCGTCGAAACCCAGTATCAAGGCCTCAGCGACGTGAACAAAGTCAGTTCACAGACGATCACTGTCCAAGGACAGGAAACAGAAGTGACGAAGTTCGCTGCGAAGGCGACGATCAACGGAGAGCGAGTTGACGTGTACGTTCACGTCATGAAATACAAAGACGGTGAGGACTTCATCGTCGGTCTCGGACTCTACCCGCAAAAGCTCGACAGCGAAGAAAACAACATCATGTCGATGATGCGAGCAATCGAACACCCGGCTGAAGCGAACGGGACCACCGAACAGGCCGCCTAA
- a CDS encoding NOP5/NOP56 family protein, producing MNDGTAPTGTGWFEDIAPDDAESASEAIADGEADEPRDWPALAVESGHADSEDEYYDQLREATLTATRAAVRERERADDKQLVHAVRAMDDAERTANELAERLAEWAGTLYDDAGVGIEGARDLADKDPQTPVEDRVVSYARRVADLADERDDLRAFVESRAPALAPNLAEMAGPVLAARLIALAGGLERLAKMPSGTVQVLGAEDALFAHLEGRGSSPKHGVIYVHEYVRGTHPEHRGSAARAFAGKLAIAARIDHYSGEFKSEIHEELAERMETIRAREVAE from the coding sequence ATGAACGACGGAACCGCCCCGACAGGGACGGGCTGGTTCGAGGATATCGCCCCGGACGACGCCGAGAGCGCGAGCGAAGCGATTGCCGACGGCGAGGCCGACGAACCACGTGATTGGCCCGCGCTCGCGGTCGAATCGGGCCACGCCGACTCCGAGGACGAGTACTACGACCAACTCCGCGAGGCCACTCTCACGGCGACGAGAGCGGCCGTCCGCGAGCGCGAACGTGCGGACGACAAGCAACTTGTCCACGCCGTTCGCGCGATGGACGACGCCGAACGCACCGCAAACGAACTCGCGGAACGTCTCGCCGAGTGGGCCGGGACGTTGTACGACGACGCGGGCGTCGGTATCGAGGGCGCGCGCGACTTGGCCGACAAGGACCCGCAGACGCCGGTCGAAGACCGGGTCGTCTCGTATGCTCGGCGCGTCGCCGACCTCGCAGACGAGCGCGACGACCTGCGGGCGTTCGTCGAATCGCGTGCCCCCGCGCTTGCACCTAACCTCGCTGAGATGGCCGGTCCGGTTCTCGCGGCCCGCCTCATCGCCCTCGCGGGTGGTCTCGAACGGTTGGCAAAGATGCCGTCCGGGACCGTGCAGGTTCTCGGCGCGGAGGATGCCCTGTTCGCTCACTTGGAAGGCCGCGGATCGTCTCCGAAACACGGCGTCATCTACGTCCACGAGTACGTGCGCGGTACCCATCCCGAACACCGTGGGTCGGCCGCGCGCGCATTCGCCGGGAAACTCGCTATTGCCGCACGTATCGACCACTATTCCGGCGAGTTCAAATCGGAGATTCACGAGGAGTTAGCTGAACGCATGGAGACGATTCGAGCGCGGGAGGTGGCCGAATGA
- a CDS encoding fibrillarin-like rRNA/tRNA 2'-O-methyltransferase: MTDLPSGVERRPFDGRERLSTHGETVYGEPRDEDGWRAWDAGRSKLGAMFEYGMDTGLVGDETVLYLGAASGTTVSHVADFAGPTYAVEFAARPVRDLLGVAEARDNLFPLLKDARKPETYAHIVEADLDCIVQDVATRGQATVANRNRQFLRDDGRLLAVIKARSEDVTADPDDVFEDVLTELREAYEILETTRLDRFHDDHLGVVARPK; this comes from the coding sequence ATGACGGACCTTCCATCAGGGGTCGAACGCCGACCCTTTGACGGCCGCGAGCGCCTCTCGACGCACGGAGAGACAGTGTACGGTGAACCCCGCGACGAGGACGGGTGGCGCGCGTGGGACGCCGGTCGATCGAAACTCGGCGCGATGTTCGAGTACGGAATGGACACCGGCCTCGTCGGTGACGAGACCGTTCTTTACCTCGGTGCGGCGTCGGGGACGACCGTTTCGCACGTCGCCGACTTCGCAGGGCCGACGTACGCCGTCGAGTTCGCGGCGCGTCCGGTCCGTGACCTCCTCGGCGTCGCGGAAGCGAGAGACAACCTCTTTCCGCTCCTGAAGGACGCGCGAAAGCCCGAGACGTATGCACATATCGTTGAAGCCGACCTCGATTGTATCGTACAGGACGTCGCGACGCGCGGACAAGCGACCGTCGCCAACCGGAACCGACAGTTCCTCCGCGACGATGGTCGTCTGCTCGCGGTCATCAAAGCCCGAAGCGAGGATGTGACTGCCGATCCGGACGACGTATTCGAGGACGTTCTCACCGAATTGCGCGAGGCGTACGAGATTCTGGAGACGACGCGACTCGACAGATTCCACGACGACCATCTCGGCGTTGTCGCACGTCCAAAGTAA
- a CDS encoding glutamate--cysteine ligase yields the protein MELGSADAFDRMGTLGVEEEFYIVDSDGYPASGISDLIYDDPPEGLLGDRIDHELFKFTVETQTPLIENPSEADELVRAVREALVSHAADHGYRIAAAGLHPAAKWRELDHATKPRYKSQLDRIQYPQHRNTTAGLHVHVGVDDPDKATWIANELRWYLPPLLALSANSPFWNGFDTGLSSARAKIFENLPNTGMPSRFEDFEAYQRFERRMVEHGSIEDRGELWYDVRPHTGHGTVEVRTPDAQSDPEKTLAFVEYVHALVLDLAARYEDGESGTTIRRELLDENKWRATRHGHDASFIALDGEGTVSLEQFVIEECDRLDVDGLKDIFDAESGAERQRRIHADESLDTLCNVLCLN from the coding sequence ATGGAATTAGGGTCGGCCGACGCCTTCGACCGAATGGGCACCCTCGGTGTCGAAGAGGAGTTCTACATCGTTGATAGCGACGGCTACCCGGCCTCAGGTATCTCTGACCTCATCTACGACGACCCGCCGGAGGGCCTTCTCGGTGACCGCATCGACCACGAACTGTTCAAGTTCACTGTCGAGACGCAGACACCGCTCATCGAGAACCCTTCGGAGGCTGACGAACTCGTCCGTGCGGTCCGTGAGGCACTCGTGTCACACGCCGCCGACCACGGCTACCGCATCGCTGCGGCCGGGCTCCACCCCGCGGCGAAGTGGCGCGAACTCGATCACGCGACGAAACCACGCTACAAGTCGCAACTCGACCGTATCCAGTACCCGCAACACCGAAACACGACGGCGGGTCTGCACGTCCACGTCGGCGTAGACGATCCGGATAAGGCGACGTGGATTGCCAACGAGCTTCGGTGGTACCTTCCGCCGCTTCTCGCCCTCTCGGCGAACTCGCCGTTCTGGAACGGATTCGACACCGGTCTCTCCTCTGCCCGAGCAAAGATTTTCGAGAACCTGCCGAACACGGGAATGCCCTCCCGGTTCGAGGACTTCGAGGCGTACCAGCGATTCGAGCGCCGGATGGTCGAACACGGCTCTATCGAGGACCGCGGCGAACTCTGGTACGACGTGCGTCCGCACACCGGTCACGGCACCGTCGAGGTCCGGACCCCGGACGCGCAGTCGGACCCAGAGAAGACGCTGGCGTTCGTCGAATACGTCCACGCGCTGGTCCTCGACCTCGCCGCTCGGTACGAGGATGGCGAGTCGGGAACGACGATACGCCGCGAACTCTTAGACGAGAACAAGTGGCGCGCCACGCGACACGGCCACGACGCGAGTTTCATCGCCCTTGACGGTGAAGGGACGGTTTCGCTCGAACAGTTCGTCATCGAGGAGTGCGACCGACTCGATGTGGACGGCCTCAAAGATATCTTCGACGCCGAGAGCGGAGCCGAACGCCAGCGACGGATTCACGCCGACGAGAGCCTCGATACCTTGTGTAACGTACTCTGTCTGAACTGA
- a CDS encoding winged helix-turn-helix domain-containing protein, translating to MSTDDSSDDPTESGSADETVADHGDESTEQTTRERLEAEADRAVAEFDENVVDLLAWLLDTETRARIFVFLRQNPHATSEEVANGTGLYPSTVREALAELHDEEMVSRRKRKNSGAGNNPYEYEAIAPSELVRGAVGQVQSQLNTLFNLDRRLLGDDGDGDVEPVTITVRDDTDE from the coding sequence ATGTCTACGGACGACTCCTCCGATGATCCTACCGAGAGCGGTTCCGCCGACGAGACAGTGGCGGATCACGGCGATGAATCAACAGAGCAAACGACGCGCGAGCGACTCGAAGCAGAGGCCGACCGTGCGGTCGCGGAGTTCGACGAGAACGTCGTCGATCTCCTCGCGTGGTTGCTCGACACCGAAACGCGCGCTCGTATCTTCGTTTTCCTCCGGCAGAATCCCCACGCCACGAGCGAGGAAGTCGCAAACGGCACCGGTCTCTACCCGAGTACGGTACGGGAGGCACTCGCCGAACTCCACGACGAGGAGATGGTCTCTCGTCGCAAACGGAAAAACTCCGGCGCGGGCAACAACCCCTACGAGTACGAGGCCATCGCGCCGAGCGAGCTCGTCCGCGGGGCCGTCGGCCAGGTCCAATCGCAACTGAACACTCTGTTCAATCTCGACCGCCGACTCCTCGGCGACGACGGGGATGGCGACGTCGAACCCGTCACTATCACCGTCCGAGACGATACCGACGAGTGA
- a CDS encoding phosphopantetheine adenylyltransferase yields MNVALGGTFDPVHDGHLALFARAFELGDVTVGLTSDELAPKTRHVDRYVRPFEERKRDLLDELEPLAEEHDREFEIRTLTEPTGIATEPGFDVLIVSPETKDGGARINEIREERGLPPLDIEVVDHVPAEDGKRISSTRIVRGEIDRHGNLTPDRDGREATRPDADGA; encoded by the coding sequence ATGAACGTCGCGTTGGGCGGGACCTTCGACCCAGTCCACGACGGCCACCTCGCGTTGTTCGCGAGAGCCTTCGAACTCGGTGACGTGACCGTCGGTCTCACGAGCGACGAACTCGCGCCGAAGACCCGCCACGTCGACCGATACGTCCGCCCGTTCGAGGAACGAAAGCGCGACCTCCTCGACGAACTGGAACCGCTTGCTGAGGAACACGACCGCGAATTCGAGATTCGGACGCTGACCGAACCGACCGGTATCGCCACCGAACCCGGCTTCGACGTACTCATCGTTTCGCCGGAGACGAAGGACGGTGGTGCGCGGATCAACGAGATACGCGAGGAGCGCGGCCTCCCGCCGCTCGACATCGAGGTGGTGGATCACGTCCCCGCAGAGGACGGCAAACGCATCTCTTCGACGCGTATCGTCCGCGGCGAAATCGACCGCCACGGGAATCTCACGCCGGACCGCGATGGCCGAGAGGCGACGCGTCCGGACGCTGACGGGGCCTGA
- a CDS encoding cyclin family protein → MYSARDRVDNEEWLTRIEEAADRLELGSEARSYASDMFLSQVPDADRSKRAVAAASLYAGALIAGEERSQSRVANAMDVTRLSIQQRWKEILEANGFRPPTW, encoded by the coding sequence ATGTACAGTGCCCGAGACCGGGTCGACAACGAAGAGTGGTTGACGCGCATCGAGGAGGCGGCCGACCGCCTCGAACTCGGGTCCGAAGCGCGGTCGTACGCAAGCGATATGTTTCTCTCACAGGTGCCGGACGCCGACCGGTCGAAACGGGCCGTTGCGGCGGCGAGTCTCTACGCGGGCGCACTCATCGCAGGCGAAGAGCGGTCCCAATCCCGCGTCGCCAACGCGATGGACGTGACGCGACTCAGCATCCAACAGCGGTGGAAAGAGATTCTGGAAGCGAACGGCTTCCGCCCCCCGACGTGGTGA